The Pseudomonas protegens genome contains the following window.
CGACGACGAGCCGCAGATCCGCAAGTTCTTGCGCATCAGCCTGGCGTCACAAGGATACAAAGTGATTGAAGCCGGAACCGGTGCCGAAGGCCTGGCCCAGGCGGCGCTGAACAAACCGGACCTGCTGGTGCTCGATCTGGGGCTGCCGGACATCGATGGCCAGCAGGTCCTGCGCGAGTTTCGCGAGTGGTCGACGGTGCCGGTGCTGGTGCTTTCGGTACGCGCCAGCGAAGTGCAGAAGGTTGAAGCCCTGGACGGTGGCGCCAATGACTACGTGACCAAACCCTTCGGCATCCAGGAGTTCCTGGCGCGCATCCGTGCCCTGTTGCGTCAGGCGCCCGCCGGCGAGGTGCAGGAAGCGGCCTTGCAGGTGGGGCCGCTGACGGTGGACCTGGCCTATCGCCGGGTGCTTCTGGACGGTCTTGAAGTGGCCTTGACCCGCAAGGAATACGCCGTGCTGGCGCAGCTGGCACGGCATCCCGGGCGGGTGATCACCCAGCAGCAGTTGCTCAAGGACATCTGGGGGCCGACCCACACCGACGACAGCCACTACCTGCGGATCGTGGTCGGCCATCTGCGGCAGAAACTGGCGGACGACCCGACCCGGCCACGCTTCATCGTGACCGAGGCCGGAGTGGGCTACCGGCTCTTGGGCGGTGATTCCTGAGCCGTCGGGCTCAGGTCTTGCAGGTTCAGTGCTGTTCCTGTTCGTAGCGGTCCAGGGTGTCGCTGGCGATTTGTCGACCCAGGGCGATCAGTTCCGGCGCCTTGTAGAACTCGAAGAAGCGGCACACGCGCTTGGGCACGTTGATCAGGATGTCCGGCGGGTAGCCGGCAATCTTGTATTGCGCCAGGGAGGTCTGCATCACCTCGAAGCTCTGGTTCACCAGGTCCAGCAGCGACGCCGGGCCGACGTTGTCGATGATGAACGAACCACTGGCGGACTTGGGGGCGCCTTCGGTTTCCGGGGCGGCGGCCGGTTGCTGGGCCTCCGGCTCGGCGCCTTCGACCCAGGGATTGATGTCGGCCGCTTCGCTCTTGAAGGCTTCCTGTTCGAGCAGCAACAGTTGCTCGGCCTGCTTGCGGCGAAATGGCAGGTGCGAGCCCAGGGAGTTGATCAGGCTGTCGAAGCGGCTCTTGAACGCCGGCGGGCGCTGGATCACCGGCAACTGGTAGTGGCGCTGGTTGGTGGAGTTGAGGTTGACCGCGATGATCAGGTCGCAGTGACTGGACACCACCGGTACGATCGGCAGCGGGTTGAGCAGGCCGCCGTCCACCAGCATGCGGTTGCCCTGCATCACGGGGGTGAACAGGCTGGGAATGGCGGCTGAGGCGCGCATGGCCTGATGCAGGCAGCCCTCCTGGAACCAGATCTCCTGCTGGTTGGTGAGGTCGGTGGCCACGGCGGTGTAGGGAATGCGCAGTTCTTCGATGTTGATGTCACCGACGATCTTGCGGATCTGGCCGAAGACCTTTTCGCCGCGAATCGCCCCCAGGCGGAAGCTCACGTCCACCAGGCGCAGCACATCGAGGTAGTCCAGGCTTTCGATCCATTCCCGGTACTCGGCGAGTTTGCCCGCCGCGTAGATGCCGCCCACCACGGCGCCCATCGAGCAGCCGGCGATGCAGGCAATGTCATACCCGCGTCTTTCGATCTCCTCGATGACCCCGATATGGGCATACCCGCGCGCGCCTCCTGAGCCGAGGACCAATGCCACACGTTTGTTCATGATTCGTCCCTTCGCCAAACAGGCTGCAACAATGCACCCATAGCGCCCCAGGGTTCAATTACTGATGCGCCGGCGGCTTGCCTCAGTGTTTTTTCCTAGGGACTGAAAGGCGCTGACGCTATGCTCCTGCGGCTATATTTTCCAAAGGTCGAGTCAGGCACTTTTTGCAGCTGCCATCGTCTTAACCTGTACGACTGTTTCTTATTCCTGAGGTGTCATTGATGAAAGCCTGGATCTGTTTGCCCCTGATTGCATTGGTTCTGACCGGCTGCGCGGGCAAGACCGCCTACCGCGACAGTTGCGGCACTCAGCTGGACGCCGCCTGGCATGAGCTGGACCTGGCCAAGGCCGAAGGGTTTGCGGGCACCGTGAGCTATTCCAAGGCCCTGTCCCTGCTGACCGGCGCCAAGACCCAGCAGCAATTCGAAGCCTTTGAAGGCTGCACCAAGAAAGCCGAGAAGGCGCGCTTCTACATTCGTGAGTCGCGTGCCGGGCGCTGATCTGCACCAGGCGCTACGCTGAAGCTGCAACCTCATCGTGGGCCATGACCGGGCGCAATGCCGGTCACGGGCCCACGTTTCATTCTTGAGCTGGATAAGCCGAATTCAGGCTTGCACGTCGTATTGGGGAACCCGTGATGTCTGCCTTGGTTGATCGATTGGTGGCTCAGATCCTGAGCCTGGAAGTGAGCTTGCTGGCTTGTCAGGCGCGCATGGCGGCTGCCACCGATGCCGAGGCGCTGCACGACTTGCGCATCACCGTGCGGCGCTTGCGCAGCCTGTTGCGTCCGCTGCGCGGCTTGCCCGGTGTCGAGCAGTTGGAGGCCGCGGCCAGCGCGGTCGGGCAACTGACAACGCCGATGCGTGACCGTGAAGTGCTGGCGGCTCATCTGCACCAGCATGGCCATCACCTTGCCGCCGAGCGGCGCACCGCCCAGGTGCGCAGGGAGTATTCGGCAGTGGCGGGCGGGCCGCAGTTGGCCCAGCTGTTCCTGGTACTGGATGCGTTTCCGCGATTTCTGCGGGCTTGCCAGCGCCAGGGCTTGCTCCGGGGGTTGCGGGTGCGGATTGAAAAGCGCCTGGCCAAGCAGTGGAAAGCCCTGGGCGAGGCGCTGCAGGACCCCGCTCACGATCGCCATCGTTTGCGGCTGTTGATCAAGCGTGTGCGCTACGCGGCCGATGCCTATCCGCAGCTTGATCGCCTGCCGGCGCTGGCGATCAAGCGTCTCAAGGCGGCCCAGGGCGCCTTGGGGGATTGGCATGACTGCTGGCAATGGCTGGCTCAGGCCGAGCAGCAACCGGACCTGCTGCCCTGTGTCGCCGGCTGGCGTCGCACCATGCTCAAGGCTGAAACCGCAGCTGATCGGGTGCTGGAGCAGTTGTACGACGATTGCTTTGGTAACTGATCATCGTGGTGCGGCTTATCTGTCCGCTGCTTTGGCCGGAATAGTGGCTGTGCGGCTCTACGACGCTGGTTAAGATCGCCGAGTGTTTTTATTGCCCCGAGGTTTTCATGCGTTTCTATGATTTGCTCGAAGCCGTTCGCGGCCAGCCCCAGGCGCTGACCATTCCGGCAGAGTGGGCTCAAGGTCGCGCCAGTTTCGGTGGCCTGGTGGTCGCCCTGCAGTACGAAGCGATGCGCGCCAAGGTTCCGGCGGAGCGCCCGGTGCGTTCGTTGGCGGTGACTTTTGTCGGGCCCGTGGCGCCGGACGTACCGGTCAGTTTTGAAGTGGATGTCCTGCGTGAAGGCAAGGCGGTCAGCCAGGTATTGGGGCGGGTGATGCAGGAAGGCCAGGTGGTGACCCTGGTGCAGGGCAGCTTTGGCGCTTCACGCGAGTCCTCGGTGACGGTTGACGCCGAGCCGGCGCCCGAGATGAAGCACTGGGATGACTGTCAGGAGCTGCCCTACATCAAGGGCGTGACGCCGGAGTTCATGCGCCATCTGGCGATGCGCTGGAGCATTGGCGGCCTGCCTTTTACCGGCAACCGTTCCCGGGAGATGGGGGGCTGGGTGCGTTTGCGCGGTGAGGTCAAGGAAGAACCCGTGACCGAGGCGCACATTCTGGCGCTGGTGGATGCCTGGCCGCCGGCCTTGTTGCCGCACCTGAGCAAGCCGGCCGCCGGCAGCACCCTGACCTGGACCATCGAGTTCGTGCAACCGCTGCTGTCGGTGAGCACCCTGGACTGGTGCAAGTACCGGGTGGAAACCGAACATGCCCGCGACGGTTACGGCCACGCTGCGGCGGCACTCTGGAGTGCCGAGGGGCAACTGATCGCCCTGAGCCGGCAGACGGTGACCGTCTTCGCCTGAGGCCTCAGTGCCGGTGGCGTTGCAACCAGGCCCGCCACCAGGCACCGCTCAGGACAAAACGCGGAAAGGTCAGAAATTGCTCCACCAGCAGGCGTTGCACGGCGTCTTGACGATCCGTGAACGGCTCGACGGCTTGTGCTTCCAGGCTATGCCCATGGCGTTGCAGGCCCAGGGCGGCCAGTACGCCGACCACGCCGATGGCCAGGCTCAGGAAGCTCAGGGAAAACACCCCCGAGACGATCAGCAGAAAACCGACGATGAACAGCGGTACGGCAATCAGGTGCAACACCAGATTGGTCGGGTGCTGATGGCTCTGTGGGTAGACGCGCCATTGCCAGGCCGGAAGGTTGGGGTGACGTTTGCCCATGGTGATCATCCTCGGTTCTTGAAAACTCGTGAGCCAAGAATAGGGGCGAGGTCGGGAGAGGGCGAATCAAGGCTGGCTATCGCTCCGATAGCCAGCAGGCAATGGGCAGGGGTCAGAGCTTCAGTTGGCCGATGGCCTTGCTCAGCTCGCCGGCCAGGGTTGCCAGTTCGCTGCTGGTGGTGGCCGACGCCACGGTCTGTTGCACGGTGTTTTCGGTGACGTCGCGGATGCTCACCACTGCCCGGTTCATTTCTTCGGCCACCTGGCTCTGTTGTTCCGCAGCCACGGCGATCTGTGTGTTGCTTTCCCGCATTTGCGCCACGGCGCCGGTGATCTCCGCCAGAGCCGCCCCCGCTTCCTGGGCCTGCTGCACGCAGTCGTCGGCCTTGAACGAGCTTTCCTGCATGAAGTCCACGGCATCCCGGGTGCCTGCCTGCAAGGCGGCGACCATGCCGGTGATTTCATCAGTGGAAGACTGCACCCGTTTGGCCAGATTGCGCACCTCGTCGGCCACCACGGCAAAGCCGCGGCCCATTTCCCCGGCTCTGGCCGCTTCGATGGCGGCGTTGAGTGCCAGCAGGTTGGTCTGTTCGGCGATGCTGTGGATCACGTTGACCACGCCGTTGATCTTCTGGCTGTCCTCCGCGAGCTTTTGAATCATCTCGGCGGTTTGCTGCACGCCGTTGGAGAGTCCGGCAATGGATTTCTGCACCCGGCCGACCACCTCATGGCCGGTGCCGGCCAGGGTGTCGGCGGTCTGCGACAGGTCCCGGGTGGCGCCGGCGTGCTGGGCGATGTGGAAGACGGTGGCGGACATTTCATTGATGGCAGTGGCGGCCTGATCGGTTTCGCTTTGCTGACCGAGCATGCCGTGACGTACATCGTTCATGCTCGAGGCCAGGCGCGCGGCACCCTGATCCAGCTGGCGAGCGGTGTTGGCCACGGTGTTCACCACCCGTTGGTAACCGGCCTGCATGGCATTGAAGGCGCTGGCCATCTGGCCGACCTCGTCCTTGCAGGACAGCGGCACCCGGGCCGAGAGGTCGCCGGTTTTCTCCACATGCAGCATCACATCCTTGAGGGTGTTGAGCTGGCTGAGGAGAAAACGGATCAGCAACTGCGAGGCGCAAAGCATGGCGAACATCAGGATGAAGACGGCGACGGCGTAGTTGGTGAAGCGATCGCTGAACACCTGAGCCAGGCTCGGTGCGTGGGCCAGCACGGCAACCTGCTGGCCGTTGGCGCGGTTGATGACCTCGGCGCCCAGCAGCGGGTTGTCGCCGAAGAGCGGCAGGTGATTGATTTCGACCCAGCCATTGGCGCCGTTCAGTTCAGGCAAGGCCTGCCCGTTGAGGCTGGGAGTCTGGCCCTGGGAGAAGGACAGCAGGTGCTCGTCAGTGGGCAAGGGCTGTCCGGCAGGCCAGGCATTGAGCAGATGGGCCTGGCTGCGGGCTGCGGCCTGGGCGGCCTGACTGCGGGCCTGCTGCTCCAGTTGCACCGCGTACAGCACCAATAACAGGGTGGTGACGAAGGCGACCGCATTGACCGCCCAGAATTTGTATTTCAGCGAGATATTGCTAAGCCAGGCACCCATAGAAGGTCTTCTCTGATTGAGCGAAACAGTATTGGCAAGGTGCCAGTATTGTGCCGCCATGATCTCGGAAAAATCTTGATATGGGTCAAGCAATTTCTGGCAGGTTGAAAAAGGCTCTGGAGCAGGCCGTGCTGTGGCTGGCCAGGTCTTGCGGCGTCTCGTCCCGGTGCAGGGCCACTTCCCGCAGGACTTCGGTCAGGTAGGCGGGTTCGTTACGGCCATTTTTCGGCTTCGGCCGCAGGCTGCGCGGCAGCAGGTAAGGGGCGTCGCTTTCTAGCATCAGGCGTCCCCGGGGGATATTGCGCACCAGCGGGTGCAGATGGGTGCCCCGGCGTTCGTCGCAGATCCAGCCGGTGATGCCGATATGCAGGTCCAGGTCGAGGTAGCTGAACAGCGCGCGTTGCTCGCCGGTAAAGCAATGCACCACGGCCGCGGGCAAACGGTCACGAAAGTCTCGCAGAATGTCCAGCAGCCGCTGGTTGGCGTCGCGCTCGTGGAGGAAGACCGGCAGTTGCAGTTCGACCGCCAGGGCCAGGTGTTCTTCCAGGACCTTTTCCTGCTGCGGGCGAGGGGAGAAGTCGCGATTGAAGTCCAGTCCGCATTCGCCCACCGCTCGGATCCGTGGCTCGCTGAGCAGGGCGCGCAAGCGCCGCGGACTGTCGGCATTCCAGTGGCTGGCGCAGTGGGGGTGCAGGCCCGCGGTGGCGAACAGTCTGTGCCCGTCGGCATCCAGTTGCTGGCACAGTTCCAGGGCCTGTTCACTGCCCTCGACGCTGGTGCCGGTGAGGATCAATTGGCAGACCCCGGCCTCATAGGCGCGATTGAGAACGGCTTGGTGTTTTTCGGCAAAACAGGGATTGGTCAGGTTGACGCCGATATCGATGAGTTGCATGGTGCTATCTCCGCCTGCGGCCGGAAAGCATATCAGAGCTGTAGATTTATAAGAAAAGCCAAGAACTACAACGAGTTAACGCTGTCTTTTGTTGCCAGAAGCAGGTTGCGGCCAGGCCTTTTGCCGCCGTTCCGCTGCTCTTTCGCACCTTGCCAGCGCTCAAGGCGCTCTGTTTTTGTCGATCAAGCCTTCAAGAAGCGACGAAGGGTTGAACAGCATTCCCTGCGGAGAACGGATGACCCGACCCTCGATCTTGCTCGCGCTGTGCCTGTCGTTGCTGCTGCCCTTGCCGGCGCTGGCGCGCCTGGCCGGACCGCCGGAAGCCCTGGCATCCGGCAAGGTCCGGGATCTGGCGGAGATCCGCAGCAGTCGCGTGCTGCGGGTGCTGGTCAATCAGAGCCGCAACAGTTCCGGTGAGGTCCAAGGGCAGGCGATTGGCGTCGAATACCACCGCCTGCGCGCGTTCGAGCAATACCTCAATGGTCATGCCCGTGATGGTCAGGAGATCAGCCTCAAGATCATTCCCAAGGCCAAGGATCAACTGCTGGGTGCTTTGCAACGTGGCGAGGGCGATCTGGTGGCGCCCGGGGAGTTGCTGGAAGCTCTGCCGGGCCATGCGGTCAGCTCCAGCGATCCCATCGTCAGCAATGTTCCGCTGCTGTTGGTAGGCATCAAGGGCAAGCGTCGTTACACGCGGATCGAACAGCTGTCCGGCAAGACGCTGGCCCTGACCACCGGCAGTGCCGCCGGCGAGGCGGTGAATCAGATCAATCAGCGCCTGGCGTTGCACAAGCTGGCGCCGATCAAGGTCGAGTGGGTGGACCCGAGTCTGGCGGTGGAGGACGTGCTGGAAATGGTCCAGGGGGGCATCTTTCACCTGACCATTGTCGAGCAGCCGATTGCCGAGCGCTGGAGCAAGATCCTGCCCAAGCTGCGTTTCGACCGGCAGTTGAAGATCAGCGAGCCGGGCGAGGAGCACTGGTTTGTGCGGCGCGATGCATCGATGCTGCGGGCCAGCATCGATCGTTTTCTCAAGAGCTATAAGACCCCGGCGGATCAGGATGTGGCGTTCCTGCGCATCTATCGGCGGCAGTACCAGGTGCATTACCCCCTGGCCCAAGCCGATCGCCAGCGCCTGGAAAAACTGCGTCCGGTGTTGCAGAAGCATGCCGGGGAACAAGGCATGGACTGGCTGAATCTGGCGGCTCTGGCTTTCAAGGAGTCGGCGCTGCAACCCAGCGCCAGGAGCGGTAGCGGCCCGACCGGCCTGATGCAGATCACGCCTTCGGCGGCGCAACGGGTCGGGGTCAACAATATCCAGTCCCTCGATAGCAATGTGCAGGCCGGGGCCAAGTACCTGGCGATGATTCGCCGCAAGTTCTTTGCCAGTCCCAAGCTCAACGAACGTGAGCGAATGGCGTTTGTCCTGGCCGCCTACAACATGGGGCCGGAACGGGTGCAGGGCATGCGCAGCGAAGCCCGGCGTCGTGGGCTCAATCCCAATCAGTGGTTTTTCCAGGTCGAGCGGATCGCCATGGAGCAGGTGGGTATGGGAGCGGTCAGCTATGTTAATAGCGTCAACAAATACTATCTGGCCTTTGACCGTGAACGGGACTCTCTGGAGCCTCGGGAGCGAAAAGTTGCGTCTCGCAAATAATCGAAAATACTGATTGTTATCTCGGAATTATTCCGCTTTTAACATGATAAAAACTGATTAGTATGGCGACCAACTTCCCCGTCTTACACAGGACTACAGAGCATGAGCACACTGATCAAAAACGTACTGAGCACTCGCGCCGGTTATGGCTTGACCGTTTTGCGGATTTTCGTCGGCATCATCTTTGCGGCCCACGGCTCGCAGAAGCTCTTTGGCTGGTTCGGTGGTGGTGGCCTGGCGGGAACGGCTCAGTGGATGGAGAGCATCGGCCTGGCGCCGGGGTATCTGATGGCGTTGCTGGCCGGTGGTACCGAGTTCTTCGCCGGTCTGGCGTTGATCATCGGCCTGTTGGCGCGTCCCGCTGCCTTGGGCCTGTCGTTCACCTTGCTGGTGGCAATCTTCTCGGTGCATATCAGCAACGGTTTGTTCATGGCCAACAACGGCTATGAATTCGCCCTGGCGCTGTTGGGCGGTACCCTTGCGGTGCTGTTTGAAGGTGCCGGCAAACTGTCGCTGGATGCGACGATCGCCAAGTGATCCGAGGGCTTTATCCATCCGTCGCTGGTGGCGTTTGGACGCTCTGGATCAACCCTTAGGAAAGTTTCCAAGGCCTGCCGATGCAGGCCTTTTTCGTTGCTGCAAAATCTTGACACTGACCGGCCAGCTTCTCTAGGATGCTGCTCATGCGCCGATTTAAACAGCTACTTGCGGGGCGCCAGGTGAGTCGCAAGACCGCCGATAGAAGCTGCAGGCAGGCTTCGAAATACCGCTAAAGCGCTGGTTCGGTGTTGCCTCTCACCTGCCCGGCAGAAACCAGAGGCAGAGACACAATACGATGAATGCACCACGCCCCCTTGTACGTCTTGCGCCGCTCACGGCGAGCCTTTCCCAGCGCAACCCGAAAATCCTGCTTGGCGGCAAGCACCAACCCACCCTGTTGCGTTATCTCGATGGCTGGCCACGGCGTTCCGTGGGCCCGGCGGCCTTTCTGATTCAGTTTGTCGAAGAGGGCGAGTCCCTGGCTCGTTTTGCCAGTGACAGCTTTGATCTGGCGGTCATTCCGGCGCCCAGTGCCGAGCATGCCGCTGAAGTCATCAAGCAATTGACCCGCGTCGCTCGCCAAGGGCTGATCATTCGCCGCTAGAGGCGGCTCCGACGGCGCTGTGCAGCTTGCTGCTGAACTGCGCCGTATTCAGATGATGATTGCATCGAGCAGAGAATGGCTGGCGTATTTCCAGCTGTGGGGTTGCCCCTTGCTCATGAAGTGATCGGGGCTCGCAATTCAAACAACCGCATTGCGTTTTGCCAGTTCAGCCAGGGCCACCAGGTTGGAAATGTTGAAGCGCTTGAGCAAACGCACTTTGTAGGTACTGACGGTCTTGTGGCTGATCAGCAGGGCGTCGGCGATCTGCTGATTGTTCAGGCCGGTGGCCAGCAGTTTCAGGACGGTGATCTCGCGATCGGTCAGGCGGGAGATCAGTACGCTTTCCTGGCTGGCAGCATTGGTGTTCTGCTGCAGGATATTGATGGTGTCCTCCGGGAAGTAGCTGTACCCGGACAGAATCGCTTTCACTGCATTGGCCAGTTCGTGAAGATTCTCGGTCTTGCACAGAAAGCCCGCGGCTCCGGCCTGCAGGCAGCGCAACGCGAAGTTCTTCGAATCGCTGGAAGTCAAAACCAGGGTCTTCACATGCAGGTCTGCGGACTTGATATGGGCGATGACCGAGAACCCGTCCAGGTTGGGAATCCCCAGGTCGAGGATCAACAGGTCCGGCATGTGTTTACGCACCAGTTGCACGGCGTCCGCACCGTTGTCGGCCTCAGCGACGATGGTGTGGTGATGGGGTTCCAGCACCGACCTGATGGCCAGTCGGATCAGTGGGTGGTCATCGACGATAATGATGTTGCCCATTTAGTGCATTCCCTTTGTCTTTTTAGAGGTTTTGGTCGTTGGTGGCGGGTTCTTTGCGGAGGTTGATTGCAAGTGGTCAGACGTGCCGAGTACAAACGCTGTTGCTTAAAATGTGTCTGAGGCCGCAAGCCTCGGCGGTTTGGCTCTATGATTGGCCGACCTCTCTGAAATCTAAATCGGACAAATCTGATAGTGCGGCGTCAACGATTCACGGGGAGGGCAGCCGCCCGAGATCGGCCGGGTTCATCGGTCAATTCGAATAACAGAACAGCCGCTACAAGGCTGGAAGGTGACAAGCCAATTGAGTACCAAGCTCATCACGCAGGATGGTTAC
Protein-coding sequences here:
- a CDS encoding response regulator, translating into MSQTATILVIDDEPQIRKFLRISLASQGYKVIEAGTGAEGLAQAALNKPDLLVLDLGLPDIDGQQVLREFREWSTVPVLVLSVRASEVQKVEALDGGANDYVTKPFGIQEFLARIRALLRQAPAGEVQEAALQVGPLTVDLAYRRVLLDGLEVALTRKEYAVLAQLARHPGRVITQQQLLKDIWGPTHTDDSHYLRIVVGHLRQKLADDPTRPRFIVTEAGVGYRLLGGDS
- a CDS encoding patatin-like phospholipase family protein yields the protein MNKRVALVLGSGGARGYAHIGVIEEIERRGYDIACIAGCSMGAVVGGIYAAGKLAEYREWIESLDYLDVLRLVDVSFRLGAIRGEKVFGQIRKIVGDINIEELRIPYTAVATDLTNQQEIWFQEGCLHQAMRASAAIPSLFTPVMQGNRMLVDGGLLNPLPIVPVVSSHCDLIIAVNLNSTNQRHYQLPVIQRPPAFKSRFDSLINSLGSHLPFRRKQAEQLLLLEQEAFKSEAADINPWVEGAEPEAQQPAAAPETEGAPKSASGSFIIDNVGPASLLDLVNQSFEVMQTSLAQYKIAGYPPDILINVPKRVCRFFEFYKAPELIALGRQIASDTLDRYEQEQH
- a CDS encoding CHAD domain-containing protein codes for the protein MSALVDRLVAQILSLEVSLLACQARMAAATDAEALHDLRITVRRLRSLLRPLRGLPGVEQLEAAASAVGQLTTPMRDREVLAAHLHQHGHHLAAERRTAQVRREYSAVAGGPQLAQLFLVLDAFPRFLRACQRQGLLRGLRVRIEKRLAKQWKALGEALQDPAHDRHRLRLLIKRVRYAADAYPQLDRLPALAIKRLKAAQGALGDWHDCWQWLAQAEQQPDLLPCVAGWRRTMLKAETAADRVLEQLYDDCFGN
- a CDS encoding acyl-CoA thioesterase, producing MRFYDLLEAVRGQPQALTIPAEWAQGRASFGGLVVALQYEAMRAKVPAERPVRSLAVTFVGPVAPDVPVSFEVDVLREGKAVSQVLGRVMQEGQVVTLVQGSFGASRESSVTVDAEPAPEMKHWDDCQELPYIKGVTPEFMRHLAMRWSIGGLPFTGNRSREMGGWVRLRGEVKEEPVTEAHILALVDAWPPALLPHLSKPAAGSTLTWTIEFVQPLLSVSTLDWCKYRVETEHARDGYGHAAAALWSAEGQLIALSRQTVTVFA
- a CDS encoding terminase, which gives rise to MGKRHPNLPAWQWRVYPQSHQHPTNLVLHLIAVPLFIVGFLLIVSGVFSLSFLSLAIGVVGVLAALGLQRHGHSLEAQAVEPFTDRQDAVQRLLVEQFLTFPRFVLSGAWWRAWLQRHRH
- a CDS encoding methyl-accepting chemotaxis protein yields the protein MGAWLSNISLKYKFWAVNAVAFVTTLLLVLYAVQLEQQARSQAAQAAARSQAHLLNAWPAGQPLPTDEHLLSFSQGQTPSLNGQALPELNGANGWVEINHLPLFGDNPLLGAEVINRANGQQVAVLAHAPSLAQVFSDRFTNYAVAVFILMFAMLCASQLLIRFLLSQLNTLKDVMLHVEKTGDLSARVPLSCKDEVGQMASAFNAMQAGYQRVVNTVANTARQLDQGAARLASSMNDVRHGMLGQQSETDQAATAINEMSATVFHIAQHAGATRDLSQTADTLAGTGHEVVGRVQKSIAGLSNGVQQTAEMIQKLAEDSQKINGVVNVIHSIAEQTNLLALNAAIEAARAGEMGRGFAVVADEVRNLAKRVQSSTDEITGMVAALQAGTRDAVDFMQESSFKADDCVQQAQEAGAALAEITGAVAQMRESNTQIAVAAEQQSQVAEEMNRAVVSIRDVTENTVQQTVASATTSSELATLAGELSKAIGQLKL
- a CDS encoding TatD family hydrolase, which codes for MQLIDIGVNLTNPCFAEKHQAVLNRAYEAGVCQLILTGTSVEGSEQALELCQQLDADGHRLFATAGLHPHCASHWNADSPRRLRALLSEPRIRAVGECGLDFNRDFSPRPQQEKVLEEHLALAVELQLPVFLHERDANQRLLDILRDFRDRLPAAVVHCFTGEQRALFSYLDLDLHIGITGWICDERRGTHLHPLVRNIPRGRLMLESDAPYLLPRSLRPKPKNGRNEPAYLTEVLREVALHRDETPQDLASHSTACSRAFFNLPEIA
- a CDS encoding transglycosylase SLT domain-containing protein; this encodes MTRPSILLALCLSLLLPLPALARLAGPPEALASGKVRDLAEIRSSRVLRVLVNQSRNSSGEVQGQAIGVEYHRLRAFEQYLNGHARDGQEISLKIIPKAKDQLLGALQRGEGDLVAPGELLEALPGHAVSSSDPIVSNVPLLLVGIKGKRRYTRIEQLSGKTLALTTGSAAGEAVNQINQRLALHKLAPIKVEWVDPSLAVEDVLEMVQGGIFHLTIVEQPIAERWSKILPKLRFDRQLKISEPGEEHWFVRRDASMLRASIDRFLKSYKTPADQDVAFLRIYRRQYQVHYPLAQADRQRLEKLRPVLQKHAGEQGMDWLNLAALAFKESALQPSARSGSGPTGLMQITPSAAQRVGVNNIQSLDSNVQAGAKYLAMIRRKFFASPKLNERERMAFVLAAYNMGPERVQGMRSEARRRGLNPNQWFFQVERIAMEQVGMGAVSYVNSVNKYYLAFDRERDSLEPRERKVASRK
- a CDS encoding DoxX family protein; protein product: MSTLIKNVLSTRAGYGLTVLRIFVGIIFAAHGSQKLFGWFGGGGLAGTAQWMESIGLAPGYLMALLAGGTEFFAGLALIIGLLARPAALGLSFTLLVAIFSVHISNGLFMANNGYEFALALLGGTLAVLFEGAGKLSLDATIAK
- a CDS encoding response regulator transcription factor; this translates as MGNIIIVDDHPLIRLAIRSVLEPHHHTIVAEADNGADAVQLVRKHMPDLLILDLGIPNLDGFSVIAHIKSADLHVKTLVLTSSDSKNFALRCLQAGAAGFLCKTENLHELANAVKAILSGYSYFPEDTINILQQNTNAASQESVLISRLTDREITVLKLLATGLNNQQIADALLISHKTVSTYKVRLLKRFNISNLVALAELAKRNAVV